Sequence from the Pan paniscus chromosome 4, NHGRI_mPanPan1-v2.0_pri, whole genome shotgun sequence genome:
CAACACCCgggtccagctgcagcctggtTCCCTCTTAAAGACCCATGGGGCTGAACCCCACATACTCTGCAGCATCCAGGTTTTGGAAGTGCTGGTAAACCCCTTCAGCTTCCTGAGAATGGCTTCCCCagcccaccctcaccccacctcTCCTAGCCCTGCCCTAGACACCAGAGGAAAGAGAGAGTTCCCATGCAGGGAAACCTGCTGACCTTCCAGTCTATGGTCTCCATGGTGTTCTTAAGGTGTCTCAGGTTCTCCGGGAAGCTCCCCTTCAGTGGCGGGTACACCTTCAGGGGGTCAGCATTCTACAGGGTAGCAGGGCAGGAAGGATGGTTCAAGAAGAGCTCCCTGGCAGGCAGTGTGAAATGTGTAGCCCACGTTCCCTTGGTCTTCCATTCTGAGGAATGGACCAGAGCTGCACCAAGCCTAAACCCTGGACTTCAGCCatgatgggaggggaggggagggtacGGGTAAGGGTAGTCCAGCTGTTCAGCTACAAGACTGCAGCGTTGCGAGTCGAGTTCCAGATTCCAGGCCAGCTCtaccaacaagccccagtgtccTCCCTGTGGATGGCTGCTCAGCTTTCAGGTCTCACCTGCTCCAGCAGGTGAGGACCCAACCTTGACTGTCCCCAGCTAGGTTGAGTcctctgcctctttctttcttcacaaAGCCCCCTGCACTTCTGTCATCACCTGGTCACTTGTCTGTCTCCCACACTAGCCTGGGATCCCCATGGCTTCAGGAGCTGGGTCCAATTGCTCCCCATTGTGGGCCCAGAGCCTTGCACAGTGCTGGCATAGGACAGACACGCAGTAcaaatttggggagaaaaaaagggtgtcttgagcaagtcacttccaaactttgagcctcagtttctttttttatttttattttattttattttttgaaatggagtctcactctgtcacccaggctggagtgcagtggcgtgatgatctcggctcactgcaacctccacttcccgggttaaagcgattctcctgcctcatcctcctgagtagctgggattacaggtgactgccaccacatccggctaatttttgtatttttagtagagactttcactatgttggccaggctggtctcgaactcctggcctcaggtgatctgcccgcctaggcctcccaaagtgctgagattacaggcatgagccactgcacccagccgagccTGTTTATCTCAAAAATGCAGAGGCCAGACTACATATAACATTTAAGGGTCACCCTTGTATTCAGTAATCCAGAGAGCACATGTTGAAAGTCTGCCATGAGCCAGGTATACAGGCCTTGGAGCTTGGCCCGGCCAGGGTCCTGGGTGGGCAGGCAGGGCCACCCAGCTAGCTCCCTGCACTCACCTGGAGCAGGTGCATCACATGGTCCTCTGTCATGTTGCCATACTTGGTGGCATTCTGCATGGGCTGTGGGAGGAAGTAACAGAAGGTTACCAGAGCTGGTCCCTGGAGCAGGGGGTATGGAGCAGGAGCCAGTTGCTGGGATCTAGGTAAGAGACTGGAATCCCAGGCACTTGGTCAATGGTTCCATCTCTGCCACCTCCAAACATGAGAGCTCGAGCAAGTCACTTTAGCTTCCTGCCTCAATGTCCTCATTGGTCAAACTGGCATAAGCTTTCCTGCCCAGGGTTTTGTCCACAGCACAGTATTGTGAATATAAATATTGTCAATGCATGATAGCAAGGTCTTTGAGAATGGGAGAGGACAGTGAGATGCTATAGGAAATGAGAAGCACTTTGTAAACTGTAGAGGGCTGAGCCTTCCTCCCAGGGATGGCACCAAGAGACTCTTCACCTGTGCCCTCCACACCTGGGGAGCCCGATTCTTCCTGAGGCAGGCACTGTCCCTCCCGCAGCAGTCAGGACCCCTCCCCAGCTGggctctcctccctgcccctccccttggCACTGTCCTCCATCCAGACGGGATAACCTTGCTCCTCCCACCACCCTGGGGCTGTCCTTACCCCCTGGGGCAGGGCTCCCATGGGCAGCGCCTGCATCAGCAGCGGGGTGGCCATGCGCATCTTGCTCACAGGCTTGGGAGCTGTGGGGACAGGAACGAGGGTAAGTGTGGCCCCGGTGCCCAGGGAGGGGGGTATCAGACCCAGATGAGGAAGGGCTGGAATTCCAAACCGGAGGGAGAGGACAGTGGGCCCAGCTGGGTGCAGGGATGCGGGTCTCTGAGTTGAGggatggtgggaggtggggggtaTCAGGATGTAGGGGTGCACGCACGCTTGGGAAGCTTCATGCGCAGGTTCTCCAGCTGCAGGTTCTGGGAGGTGACTGTCAGTTTGTCCAGCCGGCCCTGCTGCTGGTACAGGAAGTAGGCGGTGGTGGCCTGGCCAGCCAGGAGCAGAGTCACCAGGATGGAAAAGCCTGTGTACAGGGCTCCGCGGCTGCACTTgctgtgggaggtggggaggataGGTCAGAGGAGGATCCACAGTGGTGGCTGCCCCAAGGGCTGGCTAGGAATGGGGAAATGTATACCCCCATCTCCATTAGACCCCTAAGCCACCCCTAACAAACAATGCACTTGAAGCACAAACAGTAAGCTGGCTATGGAAACGCAGCTTGAAGACCTCGCCCCACCCCTCCTTCCAACCATCGATGTGCCTGAAGTCCTCCCTGGCAGAGACCCTGCAGCTGCCACGGGCCTGAGTTGAACAGAGAAGAGCAAAGAGGCATGCTCTTTGTCCTCTCTGGACCTTAGGGTCCTGCCTGTGCAATGAGGGGTTGAGGTGGGGGGGTCTTCCCAGGCTCCCTTTGCCGTGCGGATCTCCTGAGGATCAGGGCTGCCCTCAAGGGGAacaggtttggtttttgttttgttttgttttttgagacagagtcttgctctgtcgcccaggctggagtgcagtggcgcgatctcggctcactgcaacctccacctcctgggttcacgccattctcctccctcagcctctccgagtagctgggactacaggcacctgccaccatgcctggctaattattttgtatttttgatagagacggggtttcaccgtggtctcgatctcctgatctcgtgatccacccacctcagcctcccaaagtgctgggattacaagagtgagtcaccgcgcccaggcttttgttttgtttttttttctgctggcAGGATCAACCAggtatgttattttttttaattgacaaaaccaaaaaaaattgtatgtgctTACCAAGTAAGGGGAAGAGGGTTTTCACCCCTCTGCCCAACCTCCCACCCTCACAGTGAAATCAGATTTAAGGAGAAAAGGTAAGGAAGTGGGACCGGGACAGCAGAAAATGTAGCCCACCTGGGAAGAAGTGGGGCCTGGCCATTTTAGGAGTGGGCTGGGGGAGGCTTGGACAATGTCAGGCTGAAGCAGGGCCAGGCACCACCCACTCTGGGGCCATCCTCTGCCCAGGCTCTCCATGTCTTTGAGCATGTCCCTGCCaatctctgtgcctctgttccCTCATTTGTCACATAGGTGACCCCACCTCTGCGATTCTAGAATTTGGTGGGTTTCTTCTTTTAAGCAAGATCTCACTGCAAGCGCCAAAGTATTTCAAATGGTAATATCCACCCTGCAGGGGGTAGGCAGGAGTATAGGTGCCTGAGCCTGTGTGGCCTGGATGAATTTCTCATGCTCCCTGGACTCACCATCCAGACCCTCGGACCTCAGCAAGCCTTTGTATCTGTGGGACTTGGATGCGATTGGGGGGTGCATGCATATGTTACAATACAGGGGATGTAAGGATCCTGCCCCTACACCCCGGGAGTTTCTGATCTGTTCTTTGACGACCCCAGGGGTGGGACTACTAAGACCCTAGTccaggtgttgccaatgtgaaGGTATTGGGAGGTGATCGGGCCACAAGGCCTTCTCCCTCACGAATGGGATTAGGTGCCCTGTAAGAGGGCTTGATGGAAGGAGTTGgttctctcttgcccttctgccttccaccatatgaggacacatCAAGGAAGCCCCtcaccaggctgggtgtggtgactcacgcctgtaattccagcactttgggaggccgaggcaggtggatcacttgaggccaggagttcgagaccagtctggccaacatggcgaaaccccgtctctacaaaaaatacaaaaaacttagccgggcgtggtggcgtgcacctctagtcccagctacttgggaggctgaggtgggagaatcacttgaatccgggaggcggaggttgcagtgagccgagatcatgtcactgcactccagcctgggtgacagaaggagactgtctcagaaaaaaaaagaaagaaagctaggccgggcgcggtggctcacacctgtaatcccagcactttaggaagccaagacaggtagatcacctgaggtcaggagttcgagaccagcctggccaacgtggtgaaaccctgtctctactaaaaatgcaaaaattagccggacatggtgccgagcacctgtaatcccagctactcgggaggctgaggcaggagaatcacttgaacctggaaggtggaggttgcagtgagctgagatcatgccattgcactccagcctgggcaacagagtgaggctccatctcaaaaaaaaaagaaaaaattagccgggcgtaatggtgggcacctgtagtcccagctactcaggcggctgaggcaggagaatcacttgaacctgggaggcagaggttgccgtgagccaagatcacaccactgcattccatcctgggggatagagtgagactctgtctcaaaaaacataacaaaacaaaacaaaaaaagaaagccccccagaactgtgagaaataaatttctgggtgtttttttgtttgtttgtttgtttgtatattacgcagtctgtggtattctgttaaagcggcacaaaatggactaaaacagacCCATTGGGAACTGCAAGGATGAGGCTGCACCCTGCCTACTCCAGCAACCAGCAAGGATAGTTTAGGACGCTCCAGGAGTCCCTTGTGCCTGGTAACTCATGACATCACAGACTGGCTCATTCTCATTGGCTTGCTGTGTGCCAGTCTGTGCTTTCTGGGATAAGACCCAGCCCAAGGGAGAGTTATTCAGGAAGGAAACAGCAAAAACCCGACGGGGGgagggggggggcgggggggatgTGGGGAGACCAGACAGGAAGGGAAAACAAATTCTACTTCTTGGCCTTCTCAAGGAACAGGGGTGGCCTGGCCTGTGTTCAGGctctccagcctcatcctccACCTGTTCAGTGCTTCTGCAACCCCACACCCAATTCTAGCCCCAGCTCTACCTCCCACACATGACATGGGACAGTACCTTCCCCTGTCTGCACCACAGTTCCTCAGGAGGCCTAAGAACCTAGAGATTCACCCTGAAGACGAGACCACATAACCTAGATTGGAATCCTGGCTCTGGAGTCGGTTAGTTCTGGGACCATCTAAGTTGATTAACCCTCTGTGTGAGTAAAATCGGGTAAAACATCTGCTCCAAGGGCTGTTACATTAAATAAGATGATGAGGGTAAAGCTCTTGGCTCCACACCTAGCACATTGTTAGCACTCTATAAATAAATTACACTCAGTGCAATTCTCAGGGGAGTTCGTAGTTAAGTTTAGCAtctgcttttcttcctctttatgcATCTTGAACGCCTGTCCCCTGGTTCTGGTAGAGTGCCAACTCTTGTCACCCCCctctttatttcctcatttacacTACCTTcttctgcaattaaaaaaaaaaaaaaaaaaaaagccaaagtcaGGAGCCAACCAGAGCTAGCAGGAATCGTGACACAGATGTTGCCAGGCAGAAGCATTCACAAAAGCCTCCAAAACAGGCTCCAGTCTGGAATGGCCTAAGCACACATGGCCAGCTTTAGAAGCAGTAACTGAATAAAGGGAAAACTAGACAAGGATTAGACAAGGGGACATGCACTCTGAACACTGAGCCCACCTGGGTCTGTAGATCACTGAGTGGTCTGAGCTCAGAGGGGTCTCACCTCCCCTTCCCACAAAATGCACCTCTGAAAGGGGGCCAAATGGTGGAGTGAGCTAACACTTTGATGTCAGACTAGTCCTGGTTCAAATTCTGCCTCCAACCACTCACTAGCTATGATtacttgggtaagtcacttaccaatatgacctcaatttcctcttctgtaaaaaggGACAACAAAAGTACCTGATTCATAGGGTGACTGTAAGAATTAAAATTGAGTTTAGCCTTTACGTATGTAAATAATCACAGTACTAACTAACAGTGGCTGAGGCCTGGTGACAGGTACACAGTGGATGAGAACTATTATGGCTATTATATTATTACTGAGACTCAGGGAGAGGCAGTGATTTATCCAAGGTCACGCGTGGCCTAGACCTGAATCCATTCCTCACAAAACAGTCTCCCTCCTTGCCATGGGATTCCCTGGGGTTTTCACAGGCCACAGCTCTAATGGTCTGCAGCAGGTTACCTTGTTCCCCAGAACATAGCTTGTCATAACATCTCTGCAGGGCTCTCCCAAACCCCTTTCTGCCTGGCAACAGCTGACATCACACCTAGCTGTAAGTCCCTGTAGATCGCAAATTACTTTTTGGAGACTGGGGGTAGCAGGGGCATTGGGGTAATAGCCTTCTAGCCCTTTTTGAGGGAAACACATGGGTGAGGCTATTTTGGGGCTGGGAAGTGGGGGCCTGGGGTCCCCTGGATGGCTGTGCTGGCCTCTGGCTGCAAGGGAGAGGGGCACAGGCAAGGACATGACCCCCGTCAACCCTGAGCCCCCTCCAGAAATTTAACCAGAGCCTGTCCCTCCTTTCTTGCCTGCCCCCAACATCTCACAATCCCTCCTGTGATGGCAGACGTCTCCATCTACTCTACAGACACCTGCAACTATCATTCCCTTGATCCGTGGTAATTAGGAGAGAACTCCTCTGTGAAGAACTGCTTCTACCATCCTCTTTTAGAAACTCTTTCTCCACTGGGATCTTCAACATTTTCAAAATCTGGTGCaaggtctttatttatttatttatttattttgagacagagtgtcactgtgtcacccagggtggggTACAGttccacaatcttggctcactgcaacctctgcctcccaggttgaagtgattctcatgtctcaacctcccaagtaggtgggattacaggtgtacaccaccacatctggctaatttttgtatttttagtagagatggggtttcaacatgttggccaggctggtctcgaactcctgccctcagctgatctgcccgcctcagcctcccaaagtgctgggattacaggcgggagccaccaggCACAGCCTGTTCCAAGGCCTCTAACCTAGCATTCACAGCCCAGCTTTAGTGGGGTCTCAAAGCCCCTGCATAGCATGTGAAACTCTAGGGAAAGAACCCATGCTCTCTTCTGCTTTTCAGAAGGAGGGGGTGTGATGCAAGGAAAGTTACAAACTCCTGCTCTTAAAGGAACCCCCTCATTTGACAAGAGAGGGAGCCGGAGCCCAGAGCAGGCCAAAGACTTGCTCAAAATCACCCAAAAAGTCAATGTTAGAGTCAGAGCCTGAATCCCTCTTTCCTGTGACTCCTGGCCAGTGCTTCTTCCCAGCACATGCGCACGGCTCTGCAGTCCAGGATCGGTGTGCCCTTTCCTGGTGCTCACACATACCTCTCCGGGGCCCCAGGGCGCCGGCCCAGCATGGGCAGTTGCTCATTGTTGGAGATAAGGTCGCGCTGGTCATCCATGACTGGCTTCTGATCTTCCCGACAGCTCCTGCTTCTCCGCCTGTGCATCTGGGACCCTGACCCCCTGGCTCACCTCTTAAAGTCGGTGCTGGAGAGGAATCTGATTCGTCCACAGAAGGCCACTCCGCCCACTTGGCAGATGTGGAAGTGAAAGCTACAAAGGCTGGAAATACCCCACTTTGGTGAAGCTGCCTTTTGCGGGGCAGGATGTGGGGCGGGGGGGCTCCCCAGGCAGGTAGAAAGGCCAGCACGATCCCATTGGCTGCCCAGGGCCCTCATCACTTGTTTCTGGGCAGGCCTTTGGATTCATAAGGCTCTTTGAATGTTTCAAGAAACAGGCAAATGTCCACTCCCTAGACAGGAAAGCACTTTGAAACAGAAGACACCTTTGTTTGTCTCCCCTTCTCATCCACAGATGAGTGGGTGCAGAAAGGGGCTGTGCACCCTCGGTGAGCTCAGACAAGTCCTCTTCTCTGGCCTCCGTTATGTCGTCTCAAACACGCAGGAGGAAGTTTGGACGACGTGCAGGGgtgaaaacatttcttttctttccctgtttAGGTTCTTAGTTGACACGCTCCCCTGGAAACAAAAGTCaacttaacaaaagaaaaatcagccaaAGTTGATTAACACATGCTGTACCCATTATGCAGTAGAGGCCTCAGTTGAGAAGTATTTCTCTCTCAAGGCAGTGGCTTAGGGGCCTTGCTTAAATAGTATTTTAACAAAGAGCCGTAAGTCCCATAGAGTGACAGGACAGAGAAGAGGATATCTTCAGGGTTCCAAAGGGCTGGAAATGTGGGAAGGTGAATGTATGGGAAGAGTCAAGTCTGATCCAGGATCCTCTGAGCTCTGCTTCTGAGCTGATCAAGACAGAGAGAAGGGGCAGAGGGTGCCCCTGGGTTTTAACCTTTTACCTTTAACTAAAATCTGCAGGTTTTTAGAGaggaatattttgatttccttcaaaCCTAAGAGTCCATGGTTTTAAGGCTCTGGCACTCAGACTTGCCTCCACTTACCAAGCCCTCCTTCGTGCCAGGCACGTTGTCCATGCTTTGTTTCCTGTGATCTTTACGGAGGCCCTTTGAGGAGTGTTTTATCATCTCCATTTACAGATAGGGACACAGGGGCTCTTGTCCAGGATCACACCTCCAGAAAGTAGTAGCGCCTGCATTTTTAACCACTCTACCCCTCTGCCTCCTTGTGTGGTTCAGATCCAGGAGAATGGGGGCCTGTGCTGGGAGGGAAGAGGACAGCCTGGGAAAGGGTGCCTGGGAGGATGGGACTGTGTTGGCAAGGCTCCTGTGCTGTGACATAGTGAAAAACGTCTCTGGTCTCTGTCCCTGGTTCCTGACACAAGGACCACTGAGAACCAAAGAATCTCCAGAGtaagcctgggtgtggtggctcagacctgtaattccagcactttgggaggctgaggcgggaggatcagttgaggtcaggagttcgagacttgcctggccaacatggtgaaaccctgtctctacaaaaaatttaaaaattagccaggcatggtggcacacgcctgtaatcccagctacttgggaggctgaggcaggggaattgcttgaacccaggaggcagaggctgcagtgagccaagaacgcaccactgcactccagcctgggtgacagagcaagactctgtctaaaaaaaaaaaaacaagaaaaaaaagaaaaaaagaccaggcacggtggctcacgcctgtaatcccagcactttgggaggtcgaggcgggtgtatcatgaggtcaggagtttgagacaagcctgaccaacatagtgaaaccccgctactaaaaacacaaaaattagccagacatgttgacgtgtgcctgtaatcgcagctactcgagaggctgaggcaggaaaatcgcttgaaccctggaggcggaggtgcgagatcgcgccactgcacttcagcctgcgcaacagagcgagactccatctcaaaaaaaaagtatctccAGAGTGAGGAGaatgtctttttttatatattcaggAAATGCTGGTGGCTGAAAGCCCCTAGAGAGCTTCAGATGGAGGCTGGGTGCCATGTGAGGAGAGGGTCGGGACTTTCAGACCTCACCCCCACCCGCCCCACCCCGACttccagagaggagagaggggttGGAGGTTGAGTTCAATCAGTGATTTAACCAACCATGTCTACATAATGGAACTTGCATAAAAATCCCAAACAACTAGGTTTGGAGAGCTTTCGAGTAGACGAACACATCCATGTGCCAGGAGGGTGGTGCACCCCAACTCCACAAGGACAGGGACAGAGGCTGCTGTGTTCAGGACCCCTCCCACATGCCGTACGCTATGGACCTCTTCATCAGCTGctcatctgtatcctttataataaactggtaatagtaagtaaagTGCTTCTCAGTTCTGTGGGCCATTGTAGCCATTTGTCAAGTATGAAGAGGGAGTCGTGGGAACTCCCAATTTGCAGCCAAGTCATCAGAAGTACTGGAGTCCCGGGACTTaggattggcatctgaagtggatGAGTCTTGTCTGACTGAGCCTCAACCTATGGGTTCAGATGCTAACCCCAGGTAGATAGTGTCTGAACAGAATTGAATTGTAGGATGCCCAGTTGGTGTCCAGAGAGTTAGAACATTTGTTGTTGGTGTAGAAAAAAtccacacatttggtgtcagaagtgctgtaagtgtaaaaaaACAAGTTTCCTTTTATATaccatatttgttttattaatctttatGTATTGTGTGTGCTTTACAATttgcattaataattttttttaaaaataaatttagacttGTGGTTCGAAGGTTCAATGAGTTTTGGATTTCAAGAGTCAAATGAGATAGTACATGTATTTTGGGAGGAGAGCGAAGAGCAGACATGGCCTTTGATGTGgccagacctgagttcaaatcccaagtCAGAAACATCCTAGGCATGTGAGTCCCTGAACCAGTCCctcaacctttctttttttttttttttttttttgagacagagtcttgctctgttgcccaggctggagtgcagtggcacgatctcggctcactgcaagctccgcctcccaggttcatgccattctcctgcctcagcctcccaagtagctgggactacaggtgcccgccaccacacccagctaattttttgtatttttttagtagagatggtgtttcactgtgttagccaggatggtctcgatctcctgacctcgtgatctgcctgccttggcctcccaaagtgctgggattacaggcgtgagccaccacgcctggcccctcaACCTTTCTGATTTTGCTTTCTGCTTTGTAATGCAGGGATGGTAATACTAGCCTTGCAGAGCTGTTAGACTAAATAAGCATTTAGCCAGAGCCTCGCACCATAGAAGATGCTGAAGATATGAaactggatggaactggagacattttgtaagtgaaataagccaggaacagaaagttaaacacagaatgttctaactcatatgtggaagctaaaaaaagttCAACTCATAGAAgtgaaaagtagaacagaggatactagaggctgggaagggtagggggaagggagggacggGGATGCAAAAGGATACAAAAT
This genomic interval carries:
- the CD74 gene encoding HLA class II histocompatibility antigen gamma chain isoform X2, coding for MHRRRSRSCREDQKPVMDDQRDLISNNEQLPMLGRRPGAPESKCSRGALYTGFSILVTLLLAGQATTAYFLYQQQGRLDKLTVTSQNLQLENLRMKLPKPPKPVSKMRMATPLLMQALPMGALPQGPMQNATKYGNMTEDHVMHLLQNADPLKVYPPLKGSFPENLRHLKNTMETIDWKVFESWMHHWLLFEMSRHSLEQKPTEAPPKESLELEDPSSGLGVTKQDLGPVPM
- the CD74 gene encoding HLA class II histocompatibility antigen gamma chain isoform X1; the encoded protein is MHRRRSRSCREDQKPVMDDQRDLISNNEQLPMLGRRPGAPESKCSRGALYTGFSILVTLLLAGQATTAYFLYQQQGRLDKLTVTSQNLQLENLRMKLPKPPKPVSKMRMATPLLMQALPMGALPQGPMQNATKYGNMTEDHVMHLLQNADPLKVYPPLKGSFPENLRHLKNTMETIDWKVFESWMHHWLLFEMSRHSLEQKPTEAPPKVLTKCQEEVSHIPAVHPGSFRPKCDENGNYLPLQCYGSIGYCWCVFPNGTEVPNTRSRGHHNCSESLELEDPSSGLGVTKQDLGPVPM